A stretch of Desulfobacter hydrogenophilus DNA encodes these proteins:
- a CDS encoding type I restriction-modification system subunit M: MNDKKSKLSLNDLERHLWEAAHIITGPIDASDYKTYIFPILFFKRVCDVYDEEFEEAMEFYGDAEMAKASEQHRIEVPGGCHWDNVIAATKDVGKALKAAFLGIEKKNDRLYGIFGDAPWTNKERLPDHLLLQLLNHFNKIRLGVGHVRDDDMGRAYEYLIKRFADKANKKAGEFYTPRSIVRLMVNVLDPQPDETVYDPACGTGGMLLETVHHVREHGGDPRLLKLKGQEKNLTTEAIARMNLYLHGMEDFEIRRGDTLRDPKFLTYDRLEQFDCVIANPPFSLKEWGHEMWSSDPFNRHTFGLAPKTNGDFAWVMHMYTSMKEGSGRMTVVLPHGVLFRSGTEAKIRKKLLDLGAIEAVIGLAGNLFYGTGIPASILVLRKSVKAKSPVLFINAEEIYTKGRAQNTMSKEQADEIYQLYKKQKQKPFEEEGVTRWVEYAELKENDFNLNIARYVQKPLEEEKITVEEALRDFKAKLAELEIAENELELLLEREGFEL, encoded by the coding sequence ATGAATGATAAAAAAAGCAAGCTATCGCTTAATGACCTTGAGCGTCATTTATGGGAAGCGGCACATATTATTACAGGACCTATCGATGCGTCCGACTATAAAACATACATCTTTCCCATACTTTTCTTTAAGCGGGTTTGTGACGTTTATGATGAAGAATTTGAAGAAGCCATGGAATTTTATGGCGACGCAGAGATGGCAAAAGCATCTGAGCAGCATCGAATAGAGGTACCGGGGGGGTGCCATTGGGACAATGTCATTGCCGCAACAAAAGATGTTGGCAAAGCGCTGAAAGCTGCTTTTCTTGGAATCGAAAAGAAAAATGACCGTCTCTATGGAATTTTCGGAGATGCGCCTTGGACCAATAAAGAACGACTGCCGGACCATCTACTCCTCCAGCTCCTGAATCACTTTAACAAAATAAGGCTTGGTGTCGGTCATGTTCGTGATGACGACATGGGAAGAGCCTATGAATATTTGATCAAGCGATTTGCGGATAAGGCCAACAAAAAGGCCGGGGAATTTTATACGCCACGCTCAATTGTCCGTTTGATGGTAAATGTACTGGACCCTCAGCCCGACGAAACCGTTTATGACCCAGCCTGCGGAACTGGCGGCATGCTCTTGGAAACCGTTCATCATGTGCGTGAACATGGTGGGGACCCACGTTTGCTGAAGCTCAAAGGGCAGGAAAAAAATCTGACAACTGAAGCGATCGCCCGGATGAACCTATACCTCCACGGTATGGAAGATTTTGAAATCAGGCGTGGAGACACTCTGAGAGATCCGAAGTTTTTGACTTATGACCGCCTGGAACAGTTCGACTGCGTGATCGCAAATCCTCCTTTCAGCCTAAAGGAATGGGGCCATGAGATGTGGTCTTCTGATCCTTTTAACAGACACACGTTCGGACTGGCACCCAAGACGAATGGTGATTTTGCATGGGTCATGCACATGTACACTTCCATGAAGGAAGGCAGCGGCCGGATGACAGTTGTTCTTCCTCATGGGGTTCTGTTCAGATCCGGTACGGAAGCGAAGATCCGGAAAAAACTCTTGGATTTGGGTGCTATAGAAGCGGTGATTGGACTGGCAGGCAATTTATTCTATGGAACAGGCATTCCCGCCTCCATTCTTGTTTTGAGAAAATCAGTCAAAGCAAAATCACCGGTGCTGTTTATCAATGCGGAAGAAATCTATACCAAAGGCCGAGCTCAAAACACAATGTCCAAGGAACAGGCCGACGAGATATATCAGCTTTACAAGAAACAAAAGCAGAAACCTTTTGAGGAAGAAGGCGTTACCCGCTGGGTTGAGTATGCCGAACTCAAGGAAAATGATTTTAATCTTAATATTGCAAGGTACGTCCAAAAGCCGCTCGAAGAAGAAAAGATAACCGTAGAAGAAGCCCTCCGGGATTTCAAAGCCAAACTGGCTGAACTTGAAATTGCGGAAAATGAACTGGAACTGCTGCTTGAACGGGAGGGGTTTGAACTATGA
- a CDS encoding helix-turn-helix domain-containing protein, which yields MVDLDDRWLSVDEICKHLGVSKDTVYKWIDKHGMPSHRMGRLWKFKKEQVDAWVEAGGAASDRTDEK from the coding sequence ATGGTAGACTTGGATGATCGCTGGTTGTCAGTGGACGAAATATGCAAACACCTCGGGGTCAGTAAAGACACCGTTTACAAGTGGATCGATAAGCACGGAATGCCCTCTCATCGAATGGGACGCCTGTGGAAATTTAAAAAAGAACAGGTTGACGCTTGGGTTGAGGCTGGCGGCGCGGCATCTGACAGGACCGATGAAAAATAA
- a CDS encoding ABC transporter ATP-binding protein, producing the protein MRFECRGLTFTYPEADKPVLENLNFSMAAPGFNAVFGPSGVGKTSFARILAGGNNGPGGDALIYEGISTILYSYNQERLPGWSCTGSHLEKVCPPKNSDLRKELIKIFKVDAFLGSRFSQLSMGQQNRMNLIRYLIQDFDLLILDESLANVDEALRETIVLAIKEIFPTKLFLYISHNLMEVARFCKDILVLSHPGKGKGAVVVQGQNYKTGYTATPQAIDRSMLEIMNAV; encoded by the coding sequence ATGCGGTTTGAATGCAGGGGCCTGACCTTCACCTACCCGGAGGCGGACAAACCGGTTCTGGAAAATCTTAATTTTTCCATGGCCGCACCGGGATTTAATGCTGTTTTCGGGCCATCAGGCGTGGGGAAAACCTCTTTTGCAAGAATTCTTGCCGGTGGCAACAATGGCCCCGGGGGCGATGCGTTGATTTATGAAGGCATTTCCACCATCTTGTATTCTTACAACCAGGAACGCTTGCCCGGCTGGTCCTGTACCGGCAGCCACCTGGAGAAGGTGTGCCCCCCAAAAAATTCAGATCTTAGAAAGGAACTTATCAAAATTTTCAAAGTGGACGCCTTTTTGGGATCACGATTCTCCCAGTTGTCCATGGGCCAGCAGAACCGGATGAACCTTATCCGTTACCTTATCCAGGACTTTGATTTACTGATACTGGATGAAAGCCTTGCCAATGTGGATGAAGCCTTGAGGGAAACCATTGTCCTGGCCATAAAAGAGATATTTCCGACCAAGCTGTTTCTTTATATTTCCCACAATCTCATGGAAGTGGCACGATTCTGCAAAGACATCCTGGTGTTAAGCCATCCCGGAAAAGGCAAAGGTGCCGTCGTGGTGCAAGGCCAGAATTATAAAACAGGATATACGGCCACCCCCCAGGCCATTGACCGGTCCATGCTGGAGATTATGAATGCTGTTTAG
- a CDS encoding ABC transporter permease yields the protein MLFRRIYQFLIVYCLGVTGLLAIKYGAGLSNYVIPGLALIFDTAHRMLAGYFLDVLNTLSVTVLGQMISIFMAFFVGIIGRKSSWAGSFIKVMAYNIQAYPIVALAPIIFILMGDGFLSRLLIASMICYFPLLLSVLGIMASPIKDIEHFYIATGRMRWQLEVKIRAFENLNKLTTVIAGSSTLAMAGTIVAEFIAADQGIGYSIRIALYQSDLACILVALFSIGIIISVYQGILETVGEQMKNKWFTPKGGDLI from the coding sequence ATGCTGTTTAGACGAATCTACCAGTTTCTGATTGTCTATTGCTTAGGTGTTACCGGGCTTTTAGCCATCAAATACGGTGCTGGCCTGTCCAACTATGTTATCCCCGGTTTAGCGCTGATTTTTGATACGGCACACCGAATGTTGGCCGGCTATTTTCTTGACGTGCTCAATACCCTTTCCGTCACTGTACTGGGCCAGATGATTTCCATTTTCATGGCCTTTTTTGTGGGAATCATCGGCCGTAAATCATCTTGGGCAGGCTCGTTTATCAAGGTCATGGCTTACAACATCCAGGCCTATCCCATTGTTGCCCTGGCACCGATCATTTTTATTCTCATGGGGGACGGATTTTTATCCCGCCTGCTCATTGCCTCCATGATCTGTTATTTTCCTTTGCTCCTGTCGGTGTTGGGAATCATGGCCTCGCCCATAAAGGACATTGAACATTTTTATATTGCCACCGGCCGGATGCGCTGGCAGCTGGAAGTCAAAATCCGGGCCTTTGAAAATTTAAACAAGCTGACCACAGTGATTGCAGGATCATCCACACTGGCCATGGCAGGGACCATTGTGGCCGAATTTATTGCCGCAGACCAAGGCATTGGTTACAGTATACGCATCGCCCTGTACCAGAGCGATCTTGCCTGCATTCTTGTGGCCCTGTTTTCCATTGGTATTATCATCTCGGTTTACCAAGGCATTTTGGAAACTGTCGGTGAACAGATGAAAAACAAATGGTTCACCCCAAAGGGAGGAGATCTGATATGA
- a CDS encoding ABC transporter substrate-binding protein, with protein sequence MIQKIKTNTVIRAGLIVFCMTLFFATAPTFAGETLNYRLKWLFNTSVAGDIIADTGGFFKKAGLDVSVNEGGAGKNAIKELELGYADFGVASADQVIRALEKGADVVVLAQLFQVNPMQWIYRSDQPEIKGLSDLKGRHIGVTFGGNDETIMNTLLAKAELTSKDVRISSVRFNFTPFLKKEVDVWPIYRNSQGVILEERLSAENEQVKFFNPADYGVSFVANSVVTSGSMIKKHPETVKAFMTALLSAWEFAMDPANQPQVLAQIKKKDKGTKDDIRQKQLKATRPLIKPDKGTNIGIIDVGAWQQTERIMVKEKQIVAPVDVTSRLVGPKK encoded by the coding sequence ATGATTCAAAAAATCAAAACCAACACCGTGATCAGGGCAGGACTTATAGTCTTTTGCATGACACTTTTTTTTGCAACTGCCCCCACCTTTGCAGGCGAAACGCTGAATTACCGCCTGAAATGGCTGTTCAACACCTCAGTGGCCGGTGACATCATTGCCGATACCGGCGGCTTTTTTAAAAAAGCAGGACTGGATGTTTCCGTGAATGAAGGCGGGGCCGGGAAAAATGCCATCAAGGAGCTGGAGCTGGGATATGCAGACTTTGGCGTGGCATCTGCCGACCAGGTCATCCGGGCCCTTGAAAAAGGCGCTGACGTGGTGGTGTTAGCCCAGCTGTTTCAGGTCAACCCCATGCAGTGGATCTACCGGTCGGATCAGCCTGAAATCAAGGGCCTTTCCGATTTAAAAGGCCGGCATATCGGGGTCACCTTCGGAGGGAATGATGAAACCATCATGAACACCCTTTTAGCCAAAGCAGAACTTACCTCAAAAGATGTCCGCATCTCAAGCGTCAGGTTTAATTTCACCCCGTTTTTAAAAAAAGAAGTGGATGTGTGGCCGATATACCGCAACTCCCAGGGGGTCATCCTGGAAGAAAGACTATCCGCGGAAAACGAGCAGGTAAAATTTTTCAACCCCGCAGACTACGGTGTATCCTTTGTGGCCAACTCGGTTGTGACCTCAGGTTCCATGATAAAAAAACATCCGGAAACGGTAAAAGCATTTATGACGGCGCTGCTGTCGGCCTGGGAATTTGCAATGGATCCGGCCAATCAACCCCAAGTTTTAGCCCAAATCAAAAAAAAGGATAAAGGCACCAAAGACGACATTCGCCAAAAACAGCTGAAAGCCACCCGGCCTTTGATCAAACCGGACAAAGGTACAAACATCGGCATCATTGATGTTGGGGCATGGCAGCAGACTGAACGCATCATGGTCAAAGAAAAACAGATCGTGGCCCCGGTTGATGTGACAAGCCGTCTCGTTGGACCCAAAAAGTAG
- a CDS encoding (Fe-S)-binding protein: MTKHVRSCPIRIQAKTPISKSKNRSFILLTKAFFQNRLIPKHFPGCNVYFQPEKLLNALDIMDAIGDDYSFLPGLDYCCSDSHLFFGAVKEGGKKAEELITALSEFNPKTVILWCPTCHCRFKTTLSLSMKIPFKVISFPQYLAENMHKLQLTDAAAGTVTLHEGCKSAYTGVDINGPRDVLKRLPGVNLVEMAHYGRNTMCCGSGAMTWFPDSCKHIRKQRLDEAGNTGADRLVTICHYCSQTFVTEEPAYDFSVDNFVNLVALSMGIHRQDKFKQYTLWADRDMIVKDAQARIASSPFAKKEF, encoded by the coding sequence GTGACCAAGCATGTCCGATCCTGCCCCATACGGATTCAAGCAAAGACACCTATCAGCAAATCCAAGAACAGGTCTTTCATTTTATTGACAAAGGCCTTTTTTCAAAACAGGCTTATACCAAAGCATTTTCCTGGATGCAATGTCTATTTCCAGCCGGAAAAACTATTGAATGCCCTGGATATTATGGATGCCATCGGGGATGATTACTCATTTTTGCCGGGACTTGATTATTGTTGCTCAGATTCCCATCTGTTTTTCGGTGCTGTCAAAGAAGGTGGGAAAAAGGCTGAGGAACTTATAACAGCCCTGTCGGAGTTTAATCCTAAAACTGTTATATTGTGGTGTCCCACTTGTCATTGCCGGTTTAAAACAACTCTTTCACTTTCAATGAAAATTCCTTTCAAAGTTATTTCATTTCCCCAGTATCTGGCCGAAAATATGCATAAGTTGCAGCTCACTGATGCCGCAGCAGGAACCGTCACCCTCCATGAAGGCTGTAAGTCAGCTTACACCGGTGTTGATATAAACGGCCCCCGTGATGTGTTAAAACGATTGCCAGGAGTAAATCTGGTCGAGATGGCGCATTATGGCCGTAATACAATGTGCTGCGGCAGCGGTGCCATGACCTGGTTTCCGGACAGCTGCAAGCATATCCGAAAACAACGCCTGGACGAAGCCGGGAATACAGGGGCTGATCGATTAGTAACCATATGCCATTATTGCAGCCAGACTTTTGTAACTGAAGAACCGGCATATGATTTCAGTGTGGATAATTTTGTTAATCTGGTCGCCCTTTCCATGGGCATCCATCGTCAAGATAAATTTAAACAATACACCCTGTGGGCTGACAGGGACATGATTGTCAAAGATGCCCAGGCGCGTATCGCATCATCACCTTTTGCAAAAAAAGAATTTTAG
- a CDS encoding ABC transporter substrate-binding protein produces the protein MRTIKKNVLMFMAVIISMAFMGALTPATAQKTIVFADFGWDSAQVHNRIAGFIIEKGLGYPVKFTQGETVMLNSALIQAKGPEAPNVNMETWTENWQELYDEGLAKGKDAGTKEGFINLGANFPNSVQGWYVPRYIVEGDKERGIKPLAPDLKSVFDLPKYWKLFKDPEDPSMGIFYSCIPGWSCSQVNDQKFEAYGIKEKYNIMQPGSGPALAASMEIAYKRKKPWLGYYWAPTWVLGKLDMYQLEEPAFDQKIWDTTRACAYPAVKCDILVHKKLPEQAPEVVEMLKKYETTLDINNKFLAYMQDSKADTDEAAQWFLKEYESLWTQWVSADVAAKVKAAMK, from the coding sequence ATGAGGACAATTAAAAAAAATGTGCTGATGTTTATGGCAGTAATCATCTCCATGGCATTCATGGGCGCATTAACGCCGGCCACAGCCCAAAAAACCATTGTTTTTGCTGATTTTGGATGGGACAGCGCCCAGGTACATAACCGTATTGCCGGTTTTATCATCGAAAAAGGGTTGGGGTATCCCGTCAAATTTACCCAGGGTGAAACCGTTATGCTCAATTCAGCCCTGATCCAGGCCAAGGGACCCGAAGCCCCCAATGTCAATATGGAAACCTGGACGGAAAACTGGCAGGAACTTTATGACGAGGGCCTTGCCAAAGGTAAAGATGCCGGAACCAAGGAAGGATTCATCAATCTTGGGGCCAATTTCCCCAACAGCGTACAGGGATGGTATGTGCCAAGATATATTGTGGAAGGCGACAAAGAACGTGGCATCAAACCCCTTGCCCCTGACCTTAAATCCGTGTTTGATCTGCCTAAATACTGGAAGTTGTTCAAAGATCCTGAAGATCCTTCAATGGGCATTTTTTACAGCTGTATTCCCGGCTGGTCATGCTCCCAGGTCAATGATCAAAAGTTTGAAGCATATGGTATCAAAGAAAAATACAACATCATGCAGCCCGGCAGCGGACCTGCTCTGGCCGCTTCCATGGAAATCGCCTATAAACGTAAAAAACCCTGGTTGGGCTACTACTGGGCGCCTACATGGGTCCTTGGTAAGCTGGACATGTATCAATTAGAGGAACCCGCATTTGATCAAAAGATTTGGGACACAACAAGGGCCTGCGCCTATCCTGCCGTAAAATGCGATATCCTTGTCCATAAAAAACTGCCCGAACAAGCCCCTGAAGTCGTTGAAATGTTAAAAAAGTATGAAACCACGCTGGATATTAACAACAAGTTCCTGGCTTATATGCAGGACTCTAAAGCCGATACGGATGAGGCAGCCCAATGGTTTCTCAAAGAGTACGAAAGCTTGTGGACCCAATGGGTTTCTGCTGATGTTGCCGCCAAGGTTAAAGCGGCTATGAAATAA